ATTGCTCAGTAGCGGACTAAGGGGACCACCTTGAGGAACTCCCCGACTGCTTTCCTCAAATTTATGACCAATTATAATTCCCGCGCGGAGATATTTATGGATAAGAGAAATCACTCTCCCATCTTTTATCCTGCGGGAAAGAATTTCTATCAGCTTGCTTTGGTTGACTGTGTCGAAAAAATGCTCCAGATCTAAATCAACCGCATATTTATTGCCTGCATTAATATAGTTCTGGGCTGTTCGCAGCGCTTTATGCGCACTGCGTTTCGGACGAAAACCGAAGCTGTTGTTACTGAATTCTCGTTCATAAATCGGAGATAAAATTTGGGATATGGCTTGTTGAATAAGACGGTCAACTACGGTAGGGATACCAAGCTGGCGCTTCTTGCCATTCTCCTTAGGGATTTCTACCCTACGGACTGGATTAGGATGGTAATTACCATCCATTAAAGATGTTACCAGTTCATCTTTATGGAGTTTCAGAAACGGAAGAAGTTCTTCCGTTTCCATCTTATCGACACCTCCACTGCCACCATTCGATACGACCTGTTTATAAGCCTTGTTCAAATTGGCAGGCGACAAGATACGTTCCAGTAAATCATCTTTTGTAAAATGCACTTCCGTGAGGTTGTTTTCAGTAATCCCTATAAAAGTCTGCACTCCCGCATAGCATTCGGATTCCGTCCTATTCTTTTGCGGGCAGCTATCATTCGTTGCTGATATTTTCTGCATTCTTCCCTTCATAAGGTTACATTCATTTACTTCTCACTTAGATAAGGTTCAGACCTTCCCCGAATGGTCAATCTAAATCGGGTACTATGTCCTCGGCTGACTTCTCACGACAATTGTTATCCATGTTTCTGAAAAGAAAAGCATCCACACGTCCGTGAGATCTCCCCAGTTATTAACTACTACTTTCTTCCCATATATCTGCCGGATTTACTCGCATACATCTATATAGCACAGGACTTTGTTTTAATTAGCAAACTCATCCATGTATTTTGAGCCTTATATCCGGTTTCTGTTCGTCAGACCGGGAATTTGCCGCAGGCTTCCTTCAGATTCCACTTCGCAATGGACACCCTTGCCGTAAGCTAACACTTCCAGCTATAATGGCGTGTTCGGGACTTGCACCCTAAAGTAAATAGTTCGTGCTGGGCGAACTAAAATAGAGAGCGGGTAGCAAATTCTGGTTTGCTACCCGCTCTCTTTGCTTTATGCAGATGGGTTTTGAATATCTGATATAAATTATATCGTCAGAATCGTTTCACCACTTTTTAAATAACCAGTTAAAGGTTCACCCATATACCGAACATCTACTCCTAGTTTTGTTAATGTGTCTGTAACTCCAAACTTGTCACAGCAGTCTTTACAAGCTTCAACATGCACTCCCTGCCCTAGCATTTCAAGTACTTCAGTTTGCACCTGAGTATCATTACCTACTAATTTTACAGAGGCTCCCCAGATAATAACATTGACTTCCTGCCACCAATCCCTTCTCTTTGAGTTGATAACATACATAGATAACATATTAAACACGGTATCCTTATTGTCTGTTGTCCAAAGAATATTAATTTTA
This sequence is a window from uncultured Bacteroides sp.. Protein-coding genes within it:
- a CDS encoding DsrE family protein, producing MNKINILWTTDNKDTVFNMLSMYVINSKRRDWWQEVNVIIWGASVKLVGNDTQVQTEVLEMLGQGVHVEACKDCCDKFGVTDTLTKLGVDVRYMGEPLTGYLKSGETILTI
- the ltrA gene encoding group II intron reverse transcriptase/maturase; this encodes MKGRMQKISATNDSCPQKNRTESECYAGVQTFIGITENNLTEVHFTKDDLLERILSPANLNKAYKQVVSNGGSGGVDKMETEELLPFLKLHKDELVTSLMDGNYHPNPVRRVEIPKENGKKRQLGIPTVVDRLIQQAISQILSPIYEREFSNNSFGFRPKRSAHKALRTAQNYINAGNKYAVDLDLEHFFDTVNQSKLIEILSRRIKDGRVISLIHKYLRAGIIIGHKFEESSRGVPQGGPLSPLLSNIMLNELDKELERRGHPFVRYADDCMIFCKSKRSASRTMKHIICFIEETLFLRVNREKTKAGYVRGMKFLGYSFYNSKGGFRLSVHSKSYMKLKVRLKELTGRSNGMGYNKRKYELHQFIRGWIEYFKLADMQNHLKRIDQWLRRRLRMCIWKSWKNVSTRITNLLRCGIDRWHAQKWGYVKGYWRIAGSPILSCAIDTDKLRNAGYPMMLDYYSKMYRK